In Blastopirellula sp. J2-11, a single genomic region encodes these proteins:
- the serC gene encoding 3-phosphoserine/phosphohydroxythreonine transaminase gives MNASVSDAVQRVFNFSAGPAVLPLPVLEQIQRDMLALPGVGSSILEISHRSPQFIDIANEAKARITSLLNVPETHDILFLQGGSRLQFSMIPMNLLLEGQPADYVLTGSWGKNAEKEAVKEGKVQVAWDGADCSYNRLPKQSELKLDPNASFVHLTSNETIEGVQFLHEIEAGDVPVVVDCSSDIFCRPLPVERYGLIYACAQKNAGPAGVTMVIIRKDLLQRGDAELPGYLLYRNHAEADSMWNTPPTFAIYVMGLVAKWLQEEIGGLTKMESLNREKSSLLYDVVDNNSDFYVGHAEADSRSLMNVTFRLPNADIEKKFFAAAAELNLTNLKGHRSVGGVRASIYNAMPMAGVRALADFMQQFADDNK, from the coding sequence ATGAACGCTTCGGTCTCCGACGCTGTCCAACGCGTTTTCAACTTCTCGGCCGGTCCCGCCGTTTTGCCGCTGCCGGTGCTGGAACAGATCCAACGCGATATGCTCGCCCTCCCCGGCGTTGGCAGTTCGATCCTGGAAATCAGCCATCGCAGTCCTCAGTTCATTGATATCGCCAATGAAGCCAAGGCGCGAATCACCAGCCTGCTGAACGTACCGGAAACGCACGACATCCTGTTTCTCCAGGGGGGATCGCGACTGCAGTTCTCGATGATTCCGATGAATTTGCTGCTGGAAGGCCAACCGGCTGACTACGTGCTGACCGGATCGTGGGGCAAAAACGCCGAAAAAGAAGCGGTTAAAGAAGGCAAAGTTCAAGTTGCCTGGGATGGCGCCGATTGCAGCTACAATCGCCTGCCGAAGCAAAGTGAGCTGAAGCTTGACCCGAACGCGTCGTTCGTTCATCTGACCTCGAACGAAACAATCGAAGGGGTTCAGTTCCTGCATGAAATTGAAGCCGGCGACGTGCCGGTGGTCGTCGACTGCTCGTCCGACATCTTCTGCCGCCCTTTGCCGGTCGAACGCTACGGCCTGATTTATGCCTGTGCCCAAAAGAACGCAGGCCCCGCCGGCGTGACGATGGTGATCATTCGCAAAGACTTGCTGCAGCGCGGCGACGCCGAACTGCCCGGCTATTTGCTCTATCGCAATCATGCCGAAGCCGATTCGATGTGGAACACGCCGCCGACCTTCGCGATCTACGTGATGGGTCTGGTCGCCAAATGGCTGCAGGAAGAGATCGGCGGCCTGACGAAGATGGAATCGCTGAACCGCGAAAAATCGTCGCTGCTGTACGACGTCGTCGACAACAACTCCGATTTCTATGTCGGTCATGCGGAAGCGGACAGCCGTTCGCTGATGAACGTCACGTTCCGTTTGCCGAACGCCGACATCGAGAAGAAATTCTTCGCTGCCGCGGCAGAACTAAATCTGACCAACTTGAAGGGTCATCGCAGCGTCGGCGGCGTTCGCGCTTCGATCTACAACGCGATGCCGATGGCCGGCGTTCGCGCTTTGGCCGACTTCATGCAGCAGTTTGCCGACGACAACAAGTAG
- a CDS encoding metal-dependent hydrolase, with product MATQLTWYGHGTWLIDTGSRKILLDPFLDENPSSPIKAVNVAADVILLSHGHFDHVGLRSDGKFDVVEIAKRTGAQVVTILEMAQWINRQGVENAVGMNIGGTFQSLAGPVRMTQAVHSSSLPNGEYGGAPVGFILEVPEGLIYLACDTDLFSDMQLIGEKGILLAIVPIGDHFTMGVDDSIRAIQWIAPQQVAPAHYDTWPPIAQNANTWAEKVKSETKAKPHVIKPGETITLG from the coding sequence ATGGCGACGCAACTGACCTGGTACGGACATGGAACCTGGCTGATCGATACCGGCAGCCGCAAAATCCTGCTCGATCCGTTCTTGGACGAGAATCCCTCGTCCCCCATCAAAGCAGTCAACGTCGCGGCCGACGTCATTCTCCTTTCGCATGGTCACTTTGATCATGTCGGACTGCGCAGCGACGGCAAATTTGATGTCGTCGAGATCGCCAAACGAACCGGCGCCCAGGTCGTCACCATTCTCGAAATGGCCCAGTGGATCAACCGCCAAGGGGTTGAAAATGCAGTCGGCATGAACATCGGCGGGACGTTCCAGTCGCTCGCCGGCCCGGTTCGTATGACCCAAGCCGTGCACAGTTCTTCCCTTCCCAATGGAGAGTACGGCGGCGCTCCGGTCGGATTTATCCTGGAGGTCCCTGAAGGCCTGATCTACTTGGCGTGCGATACCGATCTGTTCAGCGACATGCAGTTGATCGGTGAAAAAGGAATCTTGCTGGCGATCGTACCGATCGGCGATCACTTCACGATGGGCGTGGACGATTCGATCCGCGCGATTCAATGGATCGCGCCGCAACAAGTCGCTCCCGCTCATTACGATACCTGGCCGCCGATTGCGCAAAATGCGAATACGTGGGCAGAGAAAGTGAAGAGCGAGACGAAAGCCAAGCCGCATGTGATCAAACCGGGCGAAACAATCACTTTGGGCTAA
- the serA gene encoding phosphoglycerate dehydrogenase, which yields MPKILVLDELSPEGLALLDAAEGFEYEIRLKLVGEDLRKSLAEFDGAICRSGVKITAESLEGNTRLRCIARAGVGTDNIDKDAATRLGIVVMNTPTGNTVSTAEHAFCLMMALSRNVASANQSLVEGRWDRKKYMGSQLADKTVGIVGLGRIGQEFAKRALAFEMRVIGFDPFISPERAAELGIELYSSVKEMLPLVDYLTVHTPLTAETKGLINQDALEIIKPGARLINCARGGIYDEAALVEGLKSGKLGGVALDVYAAEPCTDSLLFGMENVVCTPHLGASTEEAQTQVAVEAVQLVTNHLNTGEIRHAVNVAPIDPKTLDSMRGYLDVAYRIGLFAGQLHGGKLKACKLNYRGEVAGKDTKLLTASFCAGLLEQAMDEGGANIINAQMLLAERGVTISTESSTEMGSFSSSITATLEEDGRTSQVGGTLFGNDMPRLILVDGQRLEAYLDGTLFLFAHNDVPGIIGRVGTIFGNHNVNIAQMAVGRSSTGGAVGVLNLDGAPPQSAVDEVLKSADITTARIIELPKAGELPTWLR from the coding sequence ATGCCCAAAATCCTGGTTCTCGATGAATTGTCGCCCGAAGGCTTGGCGCTGCTCGATGCAGCGGAAGGCTTCGAATACGAAATTCGCCTTAAACTGGTCGGAGAAGATCTCCGCAAGTCGCTGGCCGAATTTGACGGCGCCATCTGTCGCAGCGGGGTAAAGATCACGGCCGAGTCGCTGGAAGGGAACACGCGTCTGCGCTGCATCGCCCGAGCCGGCGTCGGCACCGACAACATCGACAAAGACGCGGCGACCCGCTTGGGGATCGTCGTGATGAATACGCCGACCGGCAACACGGTCAGCACCGCCGAGCACGCCTTCTGCTTGATGATGGCCTTGTCGCGGAACGTCGCTTCGGCCAATCAAAGCCTGGTCGAAGGTCGCTGGGATCGCAAAAAGTACATGGGCTCGCAACTGGCCGACAAAACGGTCGGCATCGTCGGGCTTGGCCGCATCGGCCAGGAATTCGCCAAACGTGCGCTTGCATTTGAAATGCGAGTGATCGGCTTCGACCCCTTTATCAGTCCCGAGCGGGCCGCCGAGTTGGGCATCGAACTCTACTCGTCGGTTAAAGAGATGCTGCCGTTGGTCGATTATTTGACGGTTCATACGCCGCTCACCGCCGAAACGAAGGGACTGATCAACCAGGACGCGCTCGAAATCATCAAGCCGGGCGCTCGCCTGATCAACTGTGCTCGCGGCGGCATTTATGACGAAGCCGCCCTCGTCGAAGGCCTGAAAAGCGGCAAGCTGGGGGGCGTCGCGCTCGACGTTTACGCCGCAGAGCCTTGTACCGACAGTCTGCTATTTGGGATGGAAAACGTCGTCTGTACGCCTCACTTGGGTGCGAGCACCGAAGAAGCTCAGACCCAGGTCGCCGTCGAAGCGGTGCAGTTGGTCACCAACCATCTCAATACCGGCGAAATTCGCCATGCTGTCAACGTTGCTCCGATCGATCCCAAAACGCTCGATTCGATGCGCGGCTATCTGGACGTCGCCTATCGCATCGGCCTATTCGCGGGCCAACTGCACGGCGGCAAACTGAAGGCCTGCAAGCTAAACTATCGGGGCGAAGTCGCCGGCAAAGATACGAAGCTGCTGACCGCGTCGTTCTGTGCTGGTCTCCTAGAGCAAGCGATGGACGAAGGGGGCGCCAACATCATTAACGCCCAGATGTTGCTCGCCGAACGCGGCGTCACCATCTCGACCGAAAGCAGCACCGAAATGGGAAGCTTCTCGAGTTCGATCACGGCGACGCTCGAAGAAGATGGTCGCACGTCGCAAGTCGGCGGCACTCTCTTCGGCAACGACATGCCGCGGTTGATTTTGGTCGACGGACAACGGCTCGAAGCCTATCTCGACGGCACCCTCTTTTTGTTCGCCCACAATGACGTCCCCGGCATCATCGGCCGCGTCGGCACCATCTTCGGCAACCACAACGTCAACATCGCTCAAATGGCGGTCGGACGTTCGAGCACCGGCGGCGCCGTCGGCGTGTTGAACCTGGATGGAGCTCCGCCGCAATCGGCCGTGGACGAAGTGCTGAAGAGCGCCGATATCACCACCGCGCGGATCATCGAACTGCCCAAGGCGGGCGAACTGCCGACCTGGCTGCGATAG